Proteins encoded within one genomic window of Macaca thibetana thibetana isolate TM-01 chromosome 3, ASM2454274v1, whole genome shotgun sequence:
- the TEX47 gene encoding testis-expressed protein 47 produces MSFSVRNQKGSKRPLPLGPHLLLQVPRSNYLHFQEEKQRLHLKKFLLHRMFLVAKIQTKVERKDVADYYEQVFQSVLKHHLGETVTGLLLIYPTSILHILESSSDTLYQVLLDYTGHDKDETEFFIQQMKIIVISHNIPMRLFMQWHVSVIKVPVMYLDDVTQSQSLKEVITDFLTQTHKLSVYLCKTMKVGTKGPGDNLHQVAPDLLLPEQIIKYLCKSEEFMDPATFINMYNRPIHIILDSEVVWPAPSRF; encoded by the coding sequence ATGTCCTTTTCAGTCCGTAACCAGAAGGGCAGCAAAAGGCCTTTGCCACTGGGGCCTCATCTTTTGCTCCAAGTCCCACGTAGCAATTACCTGCACTTTCAAGAGGAGAAACAACGACTACACCTAAAGAAATTCCTTCTTCATAGGATGTTTCTAGTGGCCAAGATACAAacaaaggtagaaagaaaagatGTTGCTGACTACTATGAACAAGTGTTTCAGTCAGTTTTGAAACATCACCTGGGAGAAACAGTGACAGGATTGCTGCTCATCTATCCCACTTCCATTCTGCATATCCTCGAGTCCTCCAGCGACACTCTCTACCAAGTGCTTTTAGATTATACTGGCCATGACAAAGATGAAACAGaattttttattcaacaaatgaaaattatagtcATTTCTCATAACATTCCAATGAGGCTTTTTATGCAATGGCATGTTTCAGTGATAAAAGTGCCAGTTATGTATCTCGATGATGTGACACAATCACAGTCCCTAAAAGAGGTCATCACAGATTTTCTCACACAAACTCATAAACTGTCAGTCTATCTTTGCAAGACTATGAAAGTAGGCACTAAAGGACCAGGTGATAACTTACACCAAGTTGCACCTGACCTGCTCCTCCCAGAACAAATCATAAAGTACTTGTGCAAATCTGAAGAATTCATGGACCCAGCAACATTTATAAACATGTATAATAGACCCATACACATCATTCTGGATTCTGAGGTGGTATGGCCTGCTCCTTCACGTTTCTAG